A genomic region of Thermodesulfitimonas autotrophica contains the following coding sequences:
- the ytaF gene encoding sporulation membrane protein YtaF, translating to MDAFGALLLLLAANLDNLGVGMALGTRKIRVPFASNLMIALVTSGGTCLSLVAGRWLTKFLAPATARGIGAVIIAATGLWVFYQELVRAYRKGKERARERGEETSQPAGRGVGRLKEVLEKPLLADADYSGHIDVKEAYFLGVALALNNFVAGAGAGVCGLDAALACGAVLIFSLAFLWLGIRLGQRCLSRWVGEKAGLAGGLLLVAIGIAAFFF from the coding sequence ATGGATGCTTTCGGGGCTCTTTTGTTGTTATTAGCGGCGAATCTTGATAATCTGGGGGTGGGGATGGCCTTAGGGACCCGGAAAATTCGGGTGCCGTTTGCTTCGAACCTGATGATCGCCCTGGTGACCAGCGGCGGGACGTGTCTCAGCCTCGTCGCTGGGCGGTGGCTGACCAAATTTCTCGCGCCCGCGACGGCCCGGGGGATAGGCGCGGTGATAATTGCCGCTACGGGTTTATGGGTTTTCTACCAAGAACTGGTCCGGGCTTACAGGAAGGGTAAAGAAAGGGCACGGGAAAGGGGTGAAGAGACGAGCCAACCGGCCGGTCGGGGCGTGGGCCGGCTGAAGGAGGTATTGGAGAAGCCGCTCCTTGCCGATGCCGACTATTCCGGGCACATCGACGTGAAGGAGGCCTACTTCCTTGGCGTGGCGTTGGCGTTAAACAATTTTGTGGCGGGTGCCGGCGCTGGCGTTTGTGGGTTGGACGCGGCTCTTGCTTGCGGCGCGGTGCTTATTTTCAGTCTGGCATTTCTCTGGCTCGGGATAAGGCTCGGCCAGAGGTGTTTGTCCCGGTGGGTAGGGGAGAAGGCTGGGCTGGCCGGGGGCCTTTTGCTGGTGGCCATCGGAATTGCGGCGTTTTTCTTTTAA
- a CDS encoding aminotransferase class IV, which yields MGWVWLDGRLLREDEGLLALERAIFYGDGLFETLRICGGRPLFLGEHIKRLMEGAAVLGFAAALEPEALACAVQETVAANEATEGSVRLTVIRGRGPGLYPKASAPPLVLVTFRPGVPYAPELYVRGFKAIFVSFPRNERSPLVYIKSLNFLENILGKKEAAAKGADEGLFRNTAGYLCEGTVSNIFLVREQTLVTPDVASGLLPGVTRKVVIRLAREAGLPVAERPVRPEELFKADEAFLTNSLLEVMPLVAVEDRMIGDGKPGPVTCFLRERYARYR from the coding sequence ATGGGCTGGGTGTGGCTGGACGGCAGGCTTTTGCGGGAGGATGAGGGCCTCTTAGCGCTCGAACGCGCCATCTTTTACGGGGACGGCCTTTTCGAGACGCTCCGGATCTGCGGCGGACGGCCTCTCTTCCTTGGGGAACATATCAAGCGGTTGATGGAAGGCGCGGCGGTCCTCGGTTTTGCGGCGGCGCTGGAGCCCGAAGCATTAGCCTGCGCCGTGCAGGAGACGGTAGCCGCGAACGAGGCTACGGAGGGCAGCGTCCGCCTTACCGTAATCCGCGGCCGGGGGCCGGGCCTTTACCCAAAGGCCAGCGCTCCACCGCTGGTACTTGTGACCTTCCGTCCGGGGGTACCTTACGCTCCGGAACTCTACGTGCGGGGTTTTAAGGCGATTTTTGTTTCCTTCCCGCGAAATGAACGTTCTCCCTTGGTTTACATAAAGTCGCTTAACTTCTTGGAGAACATCCTCGGCAAAAAAGAGGCAGCGGCAAAGGGTGCGGACGAAGGGCTTTTTCGCAATACGGCCGGTTATCTTTGCGAGGGGACCGTGAGCAATATTTTTTTAGTGCGGGAGCAGACTTTGGTTACGCCTGATGTGGCAAGCGGCCTTTTGCCCGGTGTTACCAGGAAGGTGGTTATCCGTCTCGCGCGGGAAGCCGGCCTGCCGGTAGCGGAGCGGCCGGTGCGGCCGGAGGAGCTTTTTAAGGCCGATGAGGCCTTTCTTACCAACTCCCTTCTGGAGGTTATGCCGTTGGTGGCAGTCGAGGACCGGATGATCGGCGACGGGAAGCCGGGCCCGGTGACGTGCTTCCTCAGGGAGCGGTACGCCCGATACCGGTAA
- a CDS encoding MFS transporter encodes MAGEIGHRFVSPIALGFLLNLAIEASRLFIPLLTKDLGGTDFDVGLVGAASGLAYFAAAFVFGRLSDLFGRLRFVRLGLAASALAFLGQLLARDVVSLLFVRTLVGFALGITTGALLVFAYENRGGIGKFSSSGAMGWIAGSLAAAFFKEYHLLFFLSFLAAAVAFLISLRLEEFKPVQVATTPRYLPVIWRNRAVYWPFFLRHVGASAVWIIFPLFLQELGADKFWIGLVGTANYAGQVVLMVLAERFAGPGLFRFGLFLSGSVFLLYTLLGHFYQVFPVQLLLSGAWSALYIGALVLLLRSGEERGTAAGILVANINLCAALGPFLGGLLADWWGYHAPMYAAAILSFAGLIWAPRRAVQAS; translated from the coding sequence TTGGCGGGTGAAATCGGGCACCGGTTTGTAAGCCCCATTGCGCTTGGCTTTCTTCTGAATTTGGCGATTGAGGCCTCCCGCCTCTTCATTCCATTGTTGACGAAAGACCTTGGCGGCACCGACTTCGATGTGGGACTGGTGGGTGCCGCGAGCGGTCTGGCTTATTTTGCGGCGGCCTTCGTTTTCGGCCGCTTATCTGACCTCTTCGGGCGCCTGCGCTTCGTGCGGTTAGGGCTGGCGGCCAGCGCGTTAGCCTTTCTCGGTCAGTTACTCGCGCGGGACGTGGTGAGCCTGTTGTTCGTCCGGACGCTGGTCGGGTTTGCGCTCGGGATTACGACGGGGGCGCTGCTTGTTTTTGCTTACGAAAACCGGGGTGGCATCGGCAAATTTAGCTCTTCCGGGGCGATGGGCTGGATTGCCGGGTCGCTTGCCGCCGCTTTCTTCAAGGAGTACCACCTGCTTTTCTTCCTCAGTTTCCTGGCGGCCGCGGTAGCCTTCCTAATCAGTCTCCGGCTTGAGGAATTCAAGCCGGTGCAGGTTGCGACCACCCCGCGCTACCTGCCGGTTATCTGGCGCAACCGCGCCGTTTACTGGCCCTTCTTCCTCCGGCACGTGGGCGCTTCCGCCGTGTGGATCATTTTCCCGCTCTTTCTGCAGGAGCTCGGTGCCGACAAGTTCTGGATCGGGCTGGTGGGCACGGCGAACTACGCCGGCCAGGTGGTGCTGATGGTTCTTGCGGAGCGCTTCGCAGGCCCCGGCCTTTTCCGGTTCGGCCTTTTCCTTTCGGGTAGCGTTTTCCTTCTCTATACGTTACTCGGACACTTTTACCAGGTTTTTCCGGTGCAGTTACTCCTCTCGGGCGCGTGGTCGGCGCTCTATATCGGTGCTCTGGTGCTGCTTTTGCGCTCCGGTGAAGAGCGAGGGACAGCGGCAGGCATCCTGGTAGCCAACATTAACCTGTGCGCGGCATTAGGACCTTTTTTGGGCGGGCTCCTTGCGGATTGGTGGGGTTACCATGCTCCGATGTATGCGGCCGCCATCCTGAGCTTTGCAGGGCTCATCTGGGCCCCCCGGCGGGCGGTGCAGGCTTCTTGA
- a CDS encoding DUF502 domain-containing protein — translation MQRNLRNYFLTGLAVILPAAATIFVLWKIFGFVDGFAGRLLTHFTPYKIPGLGIVVTAALILFVGMLATNVIGRRLLAFWERVMLQIPLVNSIYRTAKEIVETFGENRKQVFRQVVLVQFPRPGSWAVGFLVGEANGLIRDLVGRELVKVLVPHVPVPMSGFLLFIPREEVIFLNIPVEEGLRLVVSTGIIEPNSRGPEAQNAEKR, via the coding sequence ATGCAACGGAATCTGCGTAATTATTTCTTAACCGGACTCGCCGTCATCCTGCCGGCCGCAGCAACAATCTTTGTTCTGTGGAAGATTTTCGGGTTTGTCGACGGCTTTGCGGGAAGGTTGCTAACTCACTTTACCCCTTACAAGATCCCGGGTCTGGGCATCGTTGTTACCGCAGCGCTCATCCTCTTCGTGGGTATGCTGGCCACCAACGTTATCGGGCGCCGGCTCTTGGCTTTTTGGGAGAGGGTGATGCTGCAAATCCCGCTGGTCAACTCCATCTACCGGACGGCCAAGGAGATTGTCGAGACCTTCGGTGAAAACCGGAAACAGGTCTTCCGGCAGGTGGTGCTAGTCCAGTTTCCCCGCCCGGGCTCCTGGGCCGTCGGCTTTTTAGTGGGGGAGGCTAACGGCCTCATCAGGGACCTGGTTGGTCGGGAGTTGGTTAAGGTTTTGGTGCCGCACGTGCCGGTGCCGATGTCCGGTTTTCTGCTTTTTATCCCGCGGGAAGAGGTGATTTTTCTCAATATCCCGGTAGAAGAAGGCCTCCGGCTGGTGGTCTCGACAGGGATTATTGAACCGAACTCGCGCGGGCCGGAAGCGCAAAATGCGGAGAAGAGGTAG
- a CDS encoding DUF6657 family protein translates to MDKIKSAYEKALERVRAMNLDQVDLSGMEFEPKGSQAAARFLREKNFDLLGELNRYPEDVRGYVRKGMEETLLQNIQLPADENTYETNRRAMEGLLALKKNKSALKQVFSELEYLFNYYTRAFEHTYANLKESFAARLEQAQEALQRQLGVKVRVDVERHPAFLEEWLRVQGELNGQYETILAEQKEKIRSIP, encoded by the coding sequence ATGGATAAAATTAAGAGCGCTTACGAGAAAGCGTTAGAAAGAGTGCGGGCGATGAACCTGGACCAAGTCGACCTTTCCGGTATGGAGTTTGAGCCTAAGGGAAGTCAGGCGGCGGCACGCTTTCTCCGGGAGAAAAACTTCGATTTGCTGGGCGAGTTGAACCGGTATCCGGAGGACGTGCGGGGATACGTCAGGAAGGGGATGGAGGAGACTCTTTTACAGAATATCCAGTTACCTGCCGATGAAAATACCTATGAAACTAACCGGCGGGCAATGGAGGGTTTGCTGGCCCTGAAGAAGAATAAAAGCGCACTCAAGCAGGTTTTCAGCGAACTTGAATACCTTTTTAATTATTACACGCGCGCTTTTGAACACACCTACGCCAACCTGAAGGAAAGCTTTGCGGCGCGGCTCGAGCAGGCGCAGGAGGCTCTCCAGCGGCAGCTCGGCGTGAAGGTGCGGGTCGATGTCGAGCGCCACCCGGCTTTCCTCGAAGAGTGGCTGCGGGTTCAAGGGGAGCTCAACGGCCAGTACGAGACGATCCTGGCGGAGCAAAAAGAGAAGATAAGGAGTATTCCGTAG
- the polX gene encoding DNA polymerase/3'-5' exonuclease PolX, which produces MKNSDVCAIFRQMAEIMEILGEDVYRIRAYQRAAQNIENLTEDIAAIAARGELTKIPGIGKELARKIEEILSTGTLQKYEELKKKVPPGLVELLQVPGVGPKTAKMLYEELGIESVAQLERLAREGRLKGLPGIQAKTEENILRGIGLLRSVQERRPLGLVLPMARHIVALLRERAPVSRVSLAGSIRRYRETVGDVDILAGSREPEAVMDVFIGLPVVAEVIAHGPTKSSIRTADGLQVDLRVVPEESYGAALCYFTGSKAHNIRVRELGVRRGLKINEYGVFRGEERIAGATEEEVLAAVGLPYIPPEMREDRGEIEAALEGRLPRVVDLGEIKGDCHVHSKYSDGSASLEEIAAKARRLGYEWVVVCDHSQSLKVAGGLDLAALAKKRAAIAAFNAKSRDVKLLCGAEVEIGMDGRLDYPDEVLAELDFVVAAIHTGLRQSREVQTRRLLSAINNPYVHAIAHPTGRLLGEREAYALDLEAIFKAAQATGTLLEINAYYKRLDLNDIHCRAAAEKGVKFAIGSDAHLLDQMDFLELGVGVARRGWLGPEQVINTLGYRELLVTLGRKGNSWLNK; this is translated from the coding sequence GTGAAAAATAGCGATGTTTGCGCAATCTTCCGGCAAATGGCCGAGATTATGGAGATCTTGGGTGAGGACGTTTACCGGATTCGGGCTTACCAGCGGGCGGCGCAAAACATTGAGAACCTTACCGAGGATATTGCGGCCATCGCGGCGCGAGGGGAGCTTACCAAGATTCCCGGCATCGGGAAGGAGCTCGCCCGCAAGATAGAAGAAATCTTGTCCACCGGGACGCTCCAGAAATATGAGGAACTGAAAAAGAAGGTGCCGCCGGGCCTGGTGGAACTGCTGCAGGTGCCGGGCGTGGGGCCGAAAACCGCCAAGATGCTCTACGAGGAGCTGGGCATTGAGAGCGTGGCCCAGCTTGAGCGGCTTGCCCGCGAAGGACGGCTGAAGGGGCTGCCCGGGATTCAGGCCAAAACGGAAGAAAACATCCTGCGGGGCATCGGGCTTTTGCGGTCGGTCCAGGAGCGGCGACCGCTCGGACTGGTCTTACCTATGGCCCGGCACATCGTCGCCTTGCTTCGCGAGCGGGCGCCGGTGAGCCGCGTGAGTTTGGCCGGAAGCATCCGGCGTTACCGGGAGACGGTCGGTGACGTAGACATCCTGGCCGGGTCTCGGGAACCCGAGGCGGTGATGGACGTTTTTATTGGGCTGCCGGTGGTAGCCGAGGTGATTGCCCACGGCCCTACGAAATCCAGCATCAGGACTGCCGACGGCTTACAGGTCGATCTGCGCGTCGTGCCGGAGGAGAGCTACGGGGCGGCGCTCTGCTACTTTACCGGCTCGAAGGCGCACAACATCCGGGTGCGGGAATTAGGGGTCCGGCGGGGGCTCAAGATAAACGAATACGGGGTTTTCCGCGGGGAGGAGCGGATTGCCGGCGCTACCGAGGAAGAGGTTTTAGCGGCGGTGGGGCTCCCGTACATCCCTCCCGAGATGCGGGAGGACAGGGGGGAAATTGAGGCGGCCCTGGAGGGGCGCTTGCCCCGGGTAGTTGACTTAGGGGAAATTAAGGGCGATTGCCACGTGCACTCCAAGTATAGTGACGGTTCGGCCTCCTTGGAGGAGATCGCGGCGAAGGCGCGGCGGTTGGGCTACGAGTGGGTGGTGGTCTGCGACCACTCGCAATCGCTCAAGGTTGCGGGCGGGCTCGATTTGGCAGCGTTAGCCAAAAAGCGGGCGGCGATCGCGGCCTTTAACGCCAAAAGCCGGGACGTAAAGCTTCTCTGTGGCGCTGAGGTCGAGATCGGGATGGACGGGCGCCTTGATTACCCGGATGAGGTGCTGGCTGAACTTGACTTCGTCGTGGCGGCTATTCATACCGGCCTGCGCCAGAGCCGGGAGGTGCAGACCCGGCGGCTTTTGAGCGCGATTAACAATCCGTACGTGCACGCTATTGCTCATCCCACGGGGAGGCTGCTCGGCGAGCGGGAAGCGTACGCTTTAGACTTGGAGGCGATCTTTAAGGCTGCTCAAGCTACGGGGACTTTGCTCGAAATCAACGCTTATTACAAGCGGCTCGACTTGAACGACATTCACTGTCGCGCCGCTGCGGAAAAGGGGGTAAAGTTTGCTATCGGCAGTGATGCCCACCTTCTTGACCAGATGGATTTTCTTGAACTTGGGGTAGGGGTGGCGCGCCGTGGCTGGCTCGGCCCCGAACAGGTGATTAATACCTTGGGCTACCGCGAGTTGTTAGTGACTTTGGGTCGCAAAGGGAATTCCTGGCTAAACAAGTAG
- a CDS encoding NAD(P)H-dependent flavin oxidoreductase, whose translation MVANGFNKLRIGELTAEVPVIQGGMGVGVSLSGLASAVANEGGIGVIATAGIGMFEPDFATDFPGANIRALKKEIRKARARTKGILGVNIMVALSNFADMAKTAVEEKVDIIFSGAGLPLNLPEFLEGNQRTKLVPIVSSARAATLICRRWLGKYSRLPDAIVVEGPMAGGHLGFKEEQLGDPAFALERLVTEVIAAVKPFAAEGQRPIPVIAAGGIYTGADIYKFIRLGAAGVQMATRFVTTYECDAAPAFKQAYIDARKEDLVIIKSPVGLPGRAIRNNFTDAVNAGKRKPFKCPYHCIKTCAYQSSPYCIALALINAQKGNLKHGFAFAGENAYRAKEIVSVRELVRILREEYAAAAEPVALASSGSGL comes from the coding sequence ATGGTTGCCAACGGATTTAACAAACTAAGAATCGGGGAGCTGACGGCTGAAGTTCCGGTAATTCAAGGAGGGATGGGCGTCGGCGTTTCTCTGTCTGGGCTGGCATCTGCCGTAGCCAACGAGGGTGGTATCGGCGTCATCGCCACCGCCGGCATCGGCATGTTTGAGCCCGACTTCGCTACCGACTTCCCGGGCGCTAACATCCGGGCGCTGAAAAAAGAAATCCGCAAAGCCCGGGCCCGGACTAAAGGAATCCTGGGGGTTAACATCATGGTCGCCCTGTCAAATTTCGCTGACATGGCAAAAACCGCCGTAGAAGAGAAGGTGGACATCATTTTCTCCGGCGCCGGTCTTCCCCTCAATTTACCGGAATTCTTAGAAGGAAACCAGCGGACGAAACTGGTGCCCATTGTTTCTTCTGCCCGGGCAGCCACCCTTATTTGCAGAAGGTGGTTAGGGAAATACAGCCGCCTACCCGATGCCATAGTGGTGGAAGGACCAATGGCCGGGGGACATCTCGGCTTTAAAGAAGAGCAGCTCGGCGACCCGGCGTTTGCGCTTGAACGGTTGGTAACGGAAGTAATTGCGGCGGTAAAACCGTTTGCCGCAGAGGGCCAAAGACCCATCCCGGTAATTGCCGCCGGCGGCATTTATACCGGCGCCGACATTTATAAATTTATCCGGCTGGGCGCTGCCGGTGTGCAGATGGCGACCAGGTTTGTGACCACCTATGAATGTGACGCCGCGCCGGCCTTTAAGCAGGCATACATCGACGCGCGCAAAGAAGACCTGGTCATCATCAAAAGCCCGGTTGGCCTGCCAGGCAGAGCGATTAGAAACAACTTTACCGACGCTGTCAACGCAGGGAAAAGAAAGCCGTTTAAGTGTCCTTACCACTGCATTAAAACCTGCGCGTACCAGTCTAGTCCCTACTGCATCGCGCTCGCGTTGATCAACGCCCAGAAGGGCAACTTAAAACACGGGTTCGCCTTCGCGGGCGAAAACGCCTACCGGGCTAAAGAAATCGTTTCGGTAAGGGAATTGGTCCGGATCCTGCGCGAAGAATACGCAGCCGCAGCCGAACCGGTCGCCTTAGCCAGTAGCGGTAGCGGCCTCTAA
- a CDS encoding DEAD/DEAH box helicase, with protein MLALPLVLKGADLIGQAQTGTGKTAAFGIPIVEKSRQGQKPFAIVLEPTRELAVQVAQEIERLGKYKNIRVLPVYGGKPLETQSRALQRGVEVVVGTPGRLIDHLNRKTLSLSEVNTVVLDEADEMLDMGFIQDIERILTAVPAARQTLLFSATMPQPIVNMARKYMKTAEEIRIDPQNMVVPRIKQVFYEVGEPDKIKVLARLLNLEDPRLAIIFCRTKREVDRVALKLRQMGYNANALHGDFTQARRDQVMGKFKKGTLDLLVATDVAARGLDIKNVTHVINYSIPQNPERYVHRIGRTGRVGNTGIAITLVTPAEYKYLRLIEKAAKIRINRAKLPPAQEA; from the coding sequence ATGCTTGCTTTACCACTAGTGCTTAAGGGGGCAGACCTCATCGGGCAGGCGCAAACTGGGACCGGCAAAACTGCCGCCTTCGGCATCCCCATTGTGGAAAAAAGTCGCCAAGGCCAAAAGCCCTTTGCGATTGTCCTTGAACCGACCAGAGAACTTGCGGTGCAAGTAGCGCAGGAGATCGAGAGGCTCGGCAAATACAAAAATATACGTGTGCTGCCGGTTTACGGCGGCAAGCCCCTCGAGACCCAGAGCAGAGCTCTGCAAAGAGGCGTTGAGGTGGTTGTAGGAACCCCTGGCCGCCTGATAGACCACCTAAACCGGAAGACGCTTTCTCTTTCTGAGGTAAATACCGTAGTTCTCGACGAAGCAGACGAAATGCTCGATATGGGCTTCATCCAAGATATCGAAAGAATCCTCACCGCCGTTCCCGCCGCAAGGCAGACGCTTTTATTTTCCGCGACTATGCCCCAGCCGATAGTGAATATGGCTAGGAAATATATGAAGACCGCCGAAGAGATCCGTATCGACCCCCAAAATATGGTCGTTCCCCGGATAAAGCAAGTTTTTTATGAGGTGGGGGAACCGGATAAGATTAAGGTTCTCGCGCGGCTGCTAAACTTAGAAGACCCGCGGCTGGCCATTATCTTCTGCCGCACCAAGCGCGAAGTGGATAGGGTAGCCCTGAAATTAAGGCAGATGGGGTATAACGCTAACGCCCTGCACGGGGACTTCACCCAGGCCCGCAGGGACCAGGTAATGGGCAAGTTTAAAAAGGGCACGCTTGATCTTCTCGTAGCGACCGACGTAGCGGCGCGGGGCCTGGACATTAAAAACGTCACCCACGTCATTAACTACAGCATCCCGCAAAATCCTGAACGTTACGTCCACCGGATCGGGCGGACAGGGCGGGTGGGTAATACAGGCATCGCCATAACCCTCGTCACCCCGGCAGAGTATAAGTATCTGCGGCTGATCGAAAAAGCCGCCAAAATCAGAATTAACCGGGCAAAACTGCCCCCGGCCCAGGAAGCTTAA